One region of Malania oleifera isolate guangnan ecotype guangnan chromosome 6, ASM2987363v1, whole genome shotgun sequence genomic DNA includes:
- the LOC131158035 gene encoding putative pentatricopeptide repeat-containing protein At3g01580 produces MRSSPSAFRSLSLPIYPVQRNRSVLLFIYSRSLHSAALSTVQSDPETDGTVIHPRNPPSCKIPRELLPGAANKIRKDQVVLGTGGGTISEQNDKLRRFSGVLHICALYGCLNEGKAIHGQVIKDGIVPDLHLWNSLVNVYAKCETLKCAQQVFEKMPERDVASWTILITGFVAAGYSTSGIKLFCEMKKEGIRPNECTFTTILKACSMSFDLGLGNQLHAQVIKIGAFLDVFVGSALVGVYSKHGEMELADRVFSCMPIKNAVSWNALLNGYAQMGQGEQVLKHFSRITQSEMKFSEFNLSIVLKGCADLGYLKEGQAVHSLVIKISFESLSCSLLDMYSKCGLVDDALRVFGSINEPNVVAWTTMISCLNQHGWNLEAACLFCQMRHAGVRPNQFTLASIASVAATFGGQHYCESIHACACKSGSESDLFLCNAIITMYMKIGSVPNGWQAFKSIRDPDLTSWNALLSGFNENGTCEHGMSIFRQMLGEGFTPDAYTFVGILGSCSSDSNISFGKQVHAHVFKNSLDNNVFVGTALIDMYAKSRCLEEANVIFNRLSERDIYSWTAIIAGYAQAVQGDKAIKCFSQMHREGMKPNEFTVSSCLSGCASLATLKNGQQIHSFATKAGLSSYTYVASALVDMYWKCRCIEDAETVFKGMVSRSIVLWNTIICGYSQHGQGEKALEAFRIMIDEGTTPDEITFIGVLSACSHMGLIEEGKKQFNSMSDFYGITPSIEHYACFVNILCRAGKFKEVESLIEELKLTHNSLIWETVLWACKMHENVELGNRAARKLFELEPKADYNYIMLSDIFAAKGRWDDVSKIRALMSDQGIKKEPCCSWVEVDAQAHSFFAQDDSHPKNNGIRLQLEQLSRQMRSEKWLWD; encoded by the coding sequence ATGCGTAGCTCACCATCTGCATTTCGGAGTCTGTCATTGCCCATCTACCCTGTACAAAGGAATAGATCAGTTCTGCTTTTCATTTACTCGCGTTCCTTGCATTCTGCTGCTCTCAGCACCGTTCAATCAGACCCAGAAACTGATGGGACAGTAATCCATCCTAGAAATCCTCCATCTTGTAAAATACCCAGGGAATTATTGCCAGGTGCAGCAAACAAAATCCGGAAGGATCAGGTCGTGTTGGGTACGGGAGGAGGGACAATTTCAGAACAAAATGATAAGTTAAGGAGGTTTTCTGGGGTGCTGCATATTTGTGCTCTGTATGGATGCTTGAATGAGGGGAAGGCTATTCATGGGCAGGTGATCAAAGATGGAATTGTCCCAGATTTGCATTTGTGGAATTCGTTGGTGAATGTTTATGCCAAATGTGAGACTTTAAAGTGTGCACAGCAAGTGTTTGAAAAAATGCCTGAACGAGATGTTGCATCATGGACTATATTAATAACAGGGTTCGTTGCTGCAGGATATAGCACTTCTGGTATTAAATTGTTCTGTGAAATGAAGAAGGAAGGTATTAGACCGAATGAATGTACATTTACTACTATTCTGAAAGCTTGTTCCATGAGTTTTGATTTAGGACTTGGGAATCAGCTCCATGCCCAAGTAATTAAAATTGGGGCCTTTTTGGATGTATTTGTTGGTTCTGCTCTTGTTGGTGTTTATTCAAAACATGGTGAAATGGAACTTGCTGATAGAGTGTTTTCCTGCATGCCTATCAAGAATGCTGTGTCATGGAATGCTTTGCTTAACGGATATGCTCAGATGGGTCAAGGGGAACAGGTTCTGAAACATTTTTCCAGAATAACGCAATCAGAAATGAAGTTTAGCGAGTTCAATTTATCTATAGTTCTCAAGGGCTGTGCAGACTTGGGCTATTTAAAAGAAGGTCAGGCAGTGCATTCTCTAGTAATCAAGATTAGTTTTGAGAGTTTGAGTTGCAGTCTTCTTGATATGTACTCCAAATGTGGACTGGTAGATGATGCACTCAGAGTCTTTGGGAGCATCAATGAGCCCAACGTGGTGGCCTGGACTACAATGATTAGTTGCCTCAATCAGCATGGCTGGAACCTAGAAGCTGCCTGTTTATTTTGCCAGATGAGGCATGCAGGTGTGAGACCAAATCAATTTACCCTTGCTAGTATTGCTAGTGTTGCTGCTACCTTTGGGGGCCAGCATTACTGTGAAAGCATCCATGCTTGTGCTTGCAAATCTGGTTCTGAATCTGATCTTTTTCTCTGCAATGCGATTATAACAATGTACATGAAAATTGGATCTGTTCCAAATGGATGGCAAGCATTTAAGTCAATTAGAGACCCAGATTTAACTTCATGGAATGCCCTTTTATCTGGATTTAATGAAAATGGAACTTGTGAGCATGGGATGAGTATCTTCCGCCAGATGCTTGGTGAAGGTTTTACACCAGATGCGTACACTTTTGTCGGGATTCTAGGATCTTGTTCTAGTGACTCAAATATAAGCTTTGGGAAACAGGTTCATGCCCATGTTTTCAAGAATAGCCTTGATAATAATGTTTTCGTAGGAACAGCTCTCATTGATATGTATGCCAAAAGCAGGTGTTTAGAAGAGGCAAATGTAATTTTCAATCGATTGAGTGAAAGAGACATCTATAGTTGGACAGCAATCATTGCTGGATATGCACAGGCTGTTCAAGGGGACAAGGCTATTAAGTGTTTCAGTCAGATGCATCGAGAAGGTATGAAGCCCAACGAGTTCACTGTCTCGAGCTGTTTAAGTGGCTGTGCAAGTTTAGCAACCCTAAAAAATGGGCAGCAGATTCATTCCTTCGCAACAAAGGCTGGACTGTCAAGTTATACATATGTTGCTAGTGCACTTGTTGATATGTACTGGAAATGTCGCTGCATTGAAGATGCTGAGACTGTTTTTAAGGGCATGGTTTCACGGAGCATAGTGTTGTGGAACACAATCATATGCGGTTACTCACAGCATGGACAGGGAGAGAAGGCTCTTGAAGCCTTTAGGATTATGATAGATGAAGGCACCACACCTGATGAGATCACCTTCATAGGTGTTCTTTCCGCATGCAGCCACATGGGTTTGATTGAAGAAGGGAAAAAACAGTTCAATTCAATGAGCGATTTCTATGGGATCACTCCATCTATTGAACACTATGCCTGCTTTGTAAATATCCTTTGTCGGGCTGGCAAATTTAAAGAAGTTGAAAGCTTAATTGAGGAGCTGAAGCTAACCCATAATTCCTTGATCTGGGAGACTGTCCTCTGGGCTTGTAAAATGCATGAAAATGTAGAACTTGGTAATAGAGCTGCAAGGAAACTTTTTGAGCTTGAACCTAAAGCGGACTACAATTATATAATGTTATCTGACATTTTTGCAGCCAAAGGTAGGTGGGATGATGTTTCCAAAATTAGAGCACTGATGTCTGACCAGGGAATTAAAAAGGAACCTTGCTGTAGCTGGGTTGAGGTTGATGCTCAAGCCCATTCGTTCTTTGCTCAAGATGACTCTCATCCAAAGAATAATGGAATCCGTCTACAGTTAGAGCAGCTGAGTCGACAAATGAGGAGTGAGAAGTGGCTCTGGGATTAA